From Tiliqua scincoides isolate rTilSci1 chromosome 2, rTilSci1.hap2, whole genome shotgun sequence, the proteins below share one genomic window:
- the SOCS3 gene encoding suppressor of cytokine signaling 3, which translates to MVTHSKFPSAGMSHPLDTSLRLKTFSSKSEYQLVVNAVRKLQESGFYWSTVTGGQANLLLSAEPTGTFLIRDSSDQRHFFTLSVKTESGTKNLRIRCEGGSFSLQSDPHSSQPVPRFDCVLKLVHHYMPIPEQHPGDASHPKRAYYIYSGGEKIPLVLSRPLSSSVSTLQHLCRKTVNGHLDSYEKMTHLPGPIKEFLDQYDAPV; encoded by the coding sequence ATGGTCACCCACAGCAAGTTTCCCAGCGCCGGGATGAGCCACCCGCTGGACACCAGCCTGCGCCTCAAGACATTCAGCTCCAAGAGCGAATACCAGCTGGTGGTGAACGCTGTGCGCAAGCTGCAGGAGAGCGGCTTCTACTGGAGCACCGTCACGGGTGGGCAAGCCAACCTGCTGCTGAGCGCCGAGCCCACTGGTACCTTCCTCATCCGAGACAGCTCCGACCAGCGCCACTTCTTCACCCTCAGTGTCAAGACGGAGTCTGGCACCAAAAACCTGCGCATCCGGTGCGAAGGGGGCAGCTTCTCGCTCCAGAGCGACCCCCACAGCAGCCAGCCAGTGCCTCGCTTTGACTGTGTCCTGAAGCTCGTCCATCACTACATGCCTATTCCTGAGCAACACCCAGGGGATGCATCGCACCCCAAACGTGCCTACTACATCTACTCAGGTGGAGAGAAGATCCCTTTGGTCCTGAGCCGCCCTCTCTCCTCCAGTGTGTCCACCCTGCAGCATTTGTGCCGCAAGACAGTCAATGGACACTTGGATTCATATGAAAAAATGACCCACCTACCAGGTCCCATCAAAGAGTTCCTGGACCAGTATGATGCACCTGTCTAA